The following proteins come from a genomic window of Corallococcus sp. NCRR:
- a CDS encoding styrene monooxygenase/indole monooxygenase family protein, with amino-acid sequence MRNIGIIGAGQAGLQLGFGLLEKGYTVTVYSDRTPEQLFNARLAATTYLFGRAYQYEQELGLDFWKGPGEYARGGDLDVCPAPGQRALRVQGRIQNPGKALDLRAKYSRWLAEFERRGGFVVVRDVDVDALEVLAAGHDLVVVTTGRNSFTRLFERDAERSVHTQPQRNLTAMIVTGMKPLNETPYPALKFILAAGHGEYFAMPYFDRIRGPLNCLLLEAIPGQGLDRFGGVSTAREAMERMKQVLRDFSPWVAERLEGASIVDESSWLTGAFTPTVRKPVGRLPSGRAVMGMGDVVMLNDPIAGQGLNSASKQAHAMTQAILAHGDQPFTPDWMEQTFEHFWRTEGQFITAFTNMLLQPPPQHVLRYLGAASAVSPLADTFFDNFGEPQRFWPWIVSPEETEARIQQASAA; translated from the coding sequence ATGAGGAACATCGGCATCATCGGAGCGGGCCAGGCGGGTCTGCAGCTCGGCTTCGGTCTGTTGGAGAAGGGCTACACGGTCACCGTCTATTCGGACCGCACGCCCGAGCAGCTCTTCAACGCCCGGCTCGCCGCGACCACCTACCTCTTCGGCCGCGCCTACCAGTACGAGCAGGAGCTGGGGCTCGACTTCTGGAAGGGCCCGGGGGAGTACGCCCGGGGTGGGGACCTGGACGTCTGCCCGGCCCCGGGGCAGCGGGCGCTCCGCGTCCAGGGACGCATCCAGAATCCGGGCAAGGCCCTGGACCTGCGGGCGAAGTACTCCCGCTGGCTCGCGGAGTTCGAGCGGCGCGGCGGCTTCGTGGTGGTGCGGGACGTGGACGTGGACGCGCTGGAGGTGCTCGCGGCCGGGCATGACCTGGTGGTCGTGACGACGGGCCGCAACAGCTTCACCCGGCTGTTCGAACGGGACGCCGAGCGCAGCGTCCATACGCAGCCGCAGCGGAACCTCACGGCAATGATTGTCACCGGCATGAAGCCGCTGAACGAGACGCCCTACCCCGCGCTCAAGTTCATCCTGGCGGCGGGCCATGGCGAATACTTCGCCATGCCGTACTTCGACCGCATCCGGGGCCCGCTGAACTGCCTCCTGCTGGAGGCCATCCCCGGCCAGGGGTTGGACCGCTTCGGCGGCGTGAGCACCGCGCGGGAGGCGATGGAGCGGATGAAGCAGGTGCTGCGGGACTTCTCGCCGTGGGTGGCGGAGCGGCTGGAGGGCGCCAGCATCGTGGACGAGTCCTCCTGGCTCACCGGCGCGTTCACGCCCACGGTGCGCAAGCCGGTGGGGCGGCTGCCCTCGGGACGCGCGGTGATGGGGATGGGGGATGTCGTCATGCTCAACGACCCCATCGCGGGCCAGGGGCTCAACAGCGCGTCGAAGCAGGCGCACGCGATGACGCAGGCCATCCTCGCGCACGGCGACCAGCCCTTCACGCCGGACTGGATGGAGCAGACCTTCGAGCACTTCTGGCGGACGGAGGGCCAGTTCATCACCGCGTTCACCAACATGCTGCTCCAGCCGCCACCGCAGCACGTGCTGCGCTACCTGGGAGCCGCGTCGGCGGTGTCACCCCTGGCCGACACGTTCTTCGACAACTTCGGAGAGCCGCAGCGCTTCTGGCCCTGGATTGTCAGTCCTGAAGAGACCGAGGCCCGCATCCAGCAGGCGTCCGCCGCGTAG
- a CDS encoding vWA domain-containing protein has product MAKSVIDNRVEVVFSFDTTGSMYPCLAQVRKKLGAAVARLTKEIPGIRIGIIAHGDYCDAKSTYVTKALDLTDDAKAITRFVEKVEQTGGGDAPECYELVLHEARSLSWTEGYTKAFVLIGDDVPHSPQHNPKKLDWRKEVAALGEKGVPVYGVQALNRRHATSFYKELAEKSGGFHLSLDQFSHVTDMLLAVCYKQSSDAQLQAYEAEVSREGRMNRGLNAMFNTMLKRAASTLFGETDLRAVPPGRFQVLEVEADSAIKEFVTENGLGFKTGRGFYEFTKTETIQGRKEVVLMDRKSGDLYSGERAREMLGLPPGETVRIRPASLEKYVVFVQSTSANRKLKGGTKFLYEVEDWDGARAAA; this is encoded by the coding sequence ATGGCGAAGTCTGTGATTGATAACCGCGTCGAGGTCGTCTTCAGCTTTGACACCACGGGCAGCATGTATCCGTGTCTCGCGCAGGTGCGAAAGAAGCTGGGGGCCGCCGTGGCCCGGCTGACGAAGGAGATCCCGGGCATCCGCATCGGCATCATCGCGCACGGTGATTACTGTGACGCGAAGTCCACCTACGTGACCAAGGCGTTGGATCTCACGGACGACGCGAAGGCCATCACCCGCTTCGTGGAGAAGGTGGAACAGACGGGCGGCGGAGACGCGCCGGAGTGCTACGAACTGGTGCTGCACGAGGCCCGGAGCCTGTCCTGGACGGAGGGCTACACGAAGGCGTTCGTGCTCATTGGCGATGACGTGCCGCACTCGCCCCAGCACAACCCCAAGAAGCTGGACTGGCGCAAGGAAGTGGCCGCGCTGGGGGAGAAGGGCGTGCCTGTGTATGGCGTCCAGGCGCTGAACCGCCGTCACGCGACGTCGTTCTACAAGGAGCTGGCGGAGAAGTCGGGCGGCTTCCACCTGAGCCTGGATCAGTTCTCTCACGTCACCGACATGCTGCTGGCCGTCTGCTACAAGCAGTCCTCGGACGCGCAACTCCAGGCATATGAAGCGGAGGTGTCCCGCGAGGGCCGCATGAACCGCGGCCTGAACGCGATGTTCAACACGATGCTCAAGCGGGCCGCGTCCACGCTCTTCGGTGAGACGGACCTGCGCGCGGTGCCGCCGGGCCGCTTCCAGGTGCTGGAGGTGGAGGCGGACAGCGCCATCAAGGAGTTCGTGACGGAGAACGGCCTGGGCTTCAAGACGGGCCGGGGCTTCTACGAGTTCACCAAGACGGAGACCATCCAGGGCCGCAAGGAGGTGGTGCTGATGGACCGCAAGTCCGGCGACCTCTACAGCGGCGAGCGCGCGCGGGAGATGCTCGGCCTGCCGCCGGGGGAGACGGTGCGCATCCGCCCCGCGAGCCTGGAGAAGTACGTCGTCTTCGTCCAGAGCACGTCCGCCAACCGCAAGCTCAAGGGCGGCACGAAGTTCCTCTACGAGGTGGAGGACTGGGACGGCGCTCGCGCCGCGGCCTGA